In Calypte anna isolate BGI_N300 chromosome Z, bCalAnn1_v1.p, whole genome shotgun sequence, the following are encoded in one genomic region:
- the LOC103530280 gene encoding general transcription factor IIH subunit 2 isoform X1: protein MDEEPERTKRWEGGYERTWEILKEDESGSLKATIEDILFKAKRKRLYEHHGQVRLGMMRHLYVVIDGSRTMEDQDLKPNRLTCTLKLLEYFVEEYFDQNPISQIGLIVTKSKRAEKMTELSGNSKKHITALKKAVDMNCSGEPSLYNSLNLAMQTLKHMPGHTSREVLVVFSSLTTCDPANIYDLIKCLKAVKIRVSVIGLSAEVRVCTVLARETGGTYHVILDESHYKELLMHHVSPPPASSNSECSLIRMGFPQHTIASLSDQDAKPSFSMAQLENNSEPGLTLGGYFCPQCRAKYCELPVECKICGLTLVSAPHLARSYHHLFPLDAFQEVPLEEYQGERCCQGCQGEMKDQNVYICKVCQNAFCVDCDLFVHDSLHCCPGCIHEHPAPFSV from the exons ATGGATGAAGAACCCGAGCGGACCAAGCGCTGGGAAGGAGGCTACGAAAGAACATG GGAAATTCTCAAAGAAGATGAGTCCGGATCTCTGAAAGCGACCATCGAGGACATTCTTTTTaaggcaaagaggaaaag acTCTATGAACACCATGGACAAGTTCGACTTGGAATG ATGCGTCACCTTTATGTGGTTATTGATGGATCAAGAACCATGGAGGACCaagatttaaaaccaaacagactTACTTGCACATTAAAG ttATTGGAATATTTTGTTGAAGAGTATTTTGACCAAAATCCTATTAGTCAG attGGCTTAATTGTAACCAAGAgtaaaagagctgaaaaaatgaCAGAACTTTCAG GTAACTCAAAAAAACACATAACTGCTCTGAAGAAAGCAGTGGACATGAATTGCAGTGGAGAGCCATCACTATACAATTCCCTAAATCTGGCCATGCAGACATTAAA GCACATGCCAGGACATACAAGCAGAGAGGTTTTGGTAGTCTTCAGCAGTCTGACAACATGTGATCCAGCCAACATCTATGATCTAATTAAG tgTTTAAAAGCAGTTAAGATACGAGTGTCTGTCATCGGCCTAAGTGCTGAAGTTCGAGTTTGTACAGTACTTGCCCGTGAAACTGGTG GAACATACCACGTTATTTTAGATGAAAGTCACTATAAGGAACTACTGATGCATCATGTTAGTCCTCCACCTGCGAGTTCCAATTCTGAGTGCTCCCTTATTCGCATGG GTTTTCCTCAACATACAATTGCTTCCCTATCTGATCAAGATGCAAAGCCGTCCTTTAGCATGGC GCAATTGGAAAACAACAGTGAGCCGGGTCTTACACTGGGTGGCTATTTCTGTCCCCAGTGCAGAGCCAAATACTGTGAGCTTCCTGTGGAATGCAAAATCTGTG GTCTTACATTAGTGTCTGCACCTCACTTGGCTCGGTCTTACCATCACTTGTTTCCTTTGGATGCCTTTCAGGAGGTTCCTCTGGAGGAGTATCAGGGTGAACG GTGTTGTCAAGGCTGCCAGGGAGAAATGAAAGATCAAAAC GTTTACATATGTAAAGTGTGCCAGAATGCGTTTTGTGTAGATTGCGATTTGTTTGTTCATGATTCTCTGCACTGCTGTCCTGGATGTATACACGAGCACCCTGCTCCATTCTCTGTGTGA
- the LOC103530280 gene encoding general transcription factor IIH subunit 2 isoform X2, with protein MDEEPERTKRWEGGYERTWEILKEDESGSLKATIEDILFKAKRKRLYEHHGQVRLGMMRHLYVVIDGSRTMEDQDLKPNRLTCTLKIGLIVTKSKRAEKMTELSGNSKKHITALKKAVDMNCSGEPSLYNSLNLAMQTLKHMPGHTSREVLVVFSSLTTCDPANIYDLIKCLKAVKIRVSVIGLSAEVRVCTVLARETGGTYHVILDESHYKELLMHHVSPPPASSNSECSLIRMGFPQHTIASLSDQDAKPSFSMAQLENNSEPGLTLGGYFCPQCRAKYCELPVECKICGLTLVSAPHLARSYHHLFPLDAFQEVPLEEYQGERCCQGCQGEMKDQNVYICKVCQNAFCVDCDLFVHDSLHCCPGCIHEHPAPFSV; from the exons ATGGATGAAGAACCCGAGCGGACCAAGCGCTGGGAAGGAGGCTACGAAAGAACATG GGAAATTCTCAAAGAAGATGAGTCCGGATCTCTGAAAGCGACCATCGAGGACATTCTTTTTaaggcaaagaggaaaag acTCTATGAACACCATGGACAAGTTCGACTTGGAATG ATGCGTCACCTTTATGTGGTTATTGATGGATCAAGAACCATGGAGGACCaagatttaaaaccaaacagactTACTTGCACATTAAAG attGGCTTAATTGTAACCAAGAgtaaaagagctgaaaaaatgaCAGAACTTTCAG GTAACTCAAAAAAACACATAACTGCTCTGAAGAAAGCAGTGGACATGAATTGCAGTGGAGAGCCATCACTATACAATTCCCTAAATCTGGCCATGCAGACATTAAA GCACATGCCAGGACATACAAGCAGAGAGGTTTTGGTAGTCTTCAGCAGTCTGACAACATGTGATCCAGCCAACATCTATGATCTAATTAAG tgTTTAAAAGCAGTTAAGATACGAGTGTCTGTCATCGGCCTAAGTGCTGAAGTTCGAGTTTGTACAGTACTTGCCCGTGAAACTGGTG GAACATACCACGTTATTTTAGATGAAAGTCACTATAAGGAACTACTGATGCATCATGTTAGTCCTCCACCTGCGAGTTCCAATTCTGAGTGCTCCCTTATTCGCATGG GTTTTCCTCAACATACAATTGCTTCCCTATCTGATCAAGATGCAAAGCCGTCCTTTAGCATGGC GCAATTGGAAAACAACAGTGAGCCGGGTCTTACACTGGGTGGCTATTTCTGTCCCCAGTGCAGAGCCAAATACTGTGAGCTTCCTGTGGAATGCAAAATCTGTG GTCTTACATTAGTGTCTGCACCTCACTTGGCTCGGTCTTACCATCACTTGTTTCCTTTGGATGCCTTTCAGGAGGTTCCTCTGGAGGAGTATCAGGGTGAACG GTGTTGTCAAGGCTGCCAGGGAGAAATGAAAGATCAAAAC GTTTACATATGTAAAGTGTGCCAGAATGCGTTTTGTGTAGATTGCGATTTGTTTGTTCATGATTCTCTGCACTGCTGTCCTGGATGTATACACGAGCACCCTGCTCCATTCTCTGTGTGA